In Helianthus annuus cultivar XRQ/B chromosome 9, HanXRQr2.0-SUNRISE, whole genome shotgun sequence, the following are encoded in one genomic region:
- the LOC110877740 gene encoding pathogenesis-related thaumatin-like protein 3.5 — MIMTMGPLTSTSMHVIFFLWTLLLFSGNILSDGARVFTIINDCDETIWPAITPGESFGGGGYRLRAKESRVHTAPVGWSGRIWGRTNCKFDTNGNGTCLTGRCGSSLQCSASGETPATLAEFTLTTLNFYDVSLVDGFNLPMSVRPVNGKGNCSVAGCVGDLRKNCPKELSVKAGGKVAACRSACDVFNTDEYCCRGNYGNSATCKPTYYSKKFKDACPTSYSYAYDDPTSIFTCSEADYTITFCGSKNRTQCSYYNNKLHCSGSTMVFMKNFTWSLMMVLVVVCLSILL; from the exons ATGATCATGACCATGGGACCACTAACTTCAACCTCTATGCATGTGATCTTTTTCCTATGGACCTTGCTTCTTTTCTCAG GAAATATATTGTCGGATGGTGCAAGAGTGTTCACCATAATTAACGATTGCGACGAGACTATTTGGCCAGCGATCACCCCGGGTGAGAGCTTTGGCGGTGGTGGATACAGGTTACGAGCCAAAGAATCCAGGGTCCACACCGCACCTGTTGGTTGGTCAGGTCGAATATGGGGTCGAACCAACTGCAAGTTCGATACCAACGGCAATGGAACATGTCTAACGGGGCGATGTGGTTCATCGCTCCAATGTTCTGCCTCGGGTGAAACCCCAGCGACACTTGCCGAATTTACCCTCACCACATTAAACTTTTACGATGTTAGCCTCGTCGATGGCTTTAATTTACCAATGTCCGTTAGACCGGTTAATGGAAAGGGAAACTGCAGCGTTGCGGGTTGCGTGGGTGACTTACGGAAAAACTGCCCTAAGGAACTATCCGTTAAGGCAGGTGGTAAGGTAGCAGCTTGTCGAAGTGCTTGTGATGTGTTTAATACCGACGAGTATTGCTGTCGTGGTAACTATGGAAACTCCGCGACTTGCAAACCAACGTATTACTCTAAGAAATTTAAGGATGCGTGCCCGACTTCTTATAGTTACGCTTACGACGATCCGACAAGCATTTTTACTTGTTCAGAGGCCGATTATACCATCACGTTTTGCGGATCAaa GAACCGAACTCAATGCTCGTATTACAATAACAAGTTGCATTGTAGCGGATCCACGATGGTGTTCATGAAGAACTTTACATGGAGTTTGATGATGGTTTTAGTAGTTGTTTGTTTATCAATATTGTTGTAA